DNA from Thermoleophilum album:
GCGGCGTGCACGGCGAGCGCCTGTCGCTGCTCGTCGCCGCGCGGCTCCGACCAGTCCGGGCGCAGGACGGGAGGCTCGCCGTAGGTATCGATGACCGCGGCTCTCACGCTCGAACAGTTAGCGCATCGTTGCCGGCGCGGGTTCGCTGAGACCTGAGACCTGGCGCGGTTGCGGGACACGCTAGCGGCGGGCTCGGGCGGGGCCGTCTAGGCGAGCTCGCGGATCCGCTCCCCGGGCTCTACCAGCCGCCGACGCACCAGCACCAGCGCGAGCAGCGCGCTGGTGGCGACCGCACCGAGCAACAGGTAGAGCAGGATCAGCTGCAGGCGGATGGCGTCGAGCGGCTCGGCACCGGCGACGAGCATGCCGACCATCGTGCCGGGGAAGAAGATCAGTCCGGTCGTCTTGGTCGAGTCGACGAGCGGGATCATTCCCGCTCTCAGGGCGACACGCAGGGCCGGGCGCAGGGCCAGGGTTGCGGGCGCCCCGAGCGCGAGACGCGCCTCGATGCGGGCTCGCTCGGCGCGTAGCTCAGCGGCGAGGCGGTCGAGCGCAACGGCCGCCGCGGTCATCGCGTTGCCAACGACCATCCCACCGACCGGCACGAGCGCCCGCGCGTCGGCCGGGAAGATGCCGAGCGCAAGCACTGCTCCGAGGGTCAGTGCGGCGCTGGCGGCGAGTGCGGCGGCGAGGTCGGGCAGCGCTCCCGGTAGGTCGCGCGCTCGGCGTCTCGCGGTGAGCGCACCGAAGGCAACCATTACCCCTAACAGCGCGACGACGAAGAGCAGGCTGCGCGAGTCGAAGATGAGGTGGATGACGTAGCCGATCGCCGTCAGCTGCAGGAACGAGCGGACCACCGCGACACCGATCTCGCGTTCCAGCGCTGCGCGCTGCCAGAGCGACACCCCGGCTGCCAGAGCGACCAGCGCCAGTGCGGCCAGCACGCGCTCGAAGCCGATGTGCCCACCAACCACCGCTGTCGGCAGCATCGTGCTCACCGGTCACCCGCCTACCCGGCCGAGGACCTCGGAGCAAGAGCCCGCCGCGACCAGCTTCCCGCGATCGAGTTCGACCACCCACTCGCACAGCCGCGCGACTTGCTGGCGGTCGTGACTGACCAGGACCAGTGCGATCCCGCGCTCGCGGCGCAGCCGCGTGAGCGTCTGCTCGACCTGCCGGCGCGAGTCAGCGTCGAGCGCGGCGGTCGGCTCGTCGAGGAGCAGCACTTCGGGATCGAGCGCGAGCGCCCGCGCGATCATCACGCGCTGTTGCTCGCCGACCGAGAGTCGCTCGGCTTGGCGCGCGAGGTATTCGGGGCCGAGCCCGACGCTTGCAAGGAGCTTGGCAAGTGCGTCTCGGTCGGCGCCAGCGGCGTCTGCCCCCGTTGCGCCGACTTGGCGTCCCCAGCGCAACCAGCGCCCGACGGCGGCGAAGCGCTGGCCGAGTCGCAGGTTGTCGGCGACGGTCGCCGGTTCTAGGGCCGGTAGCTGCGGCACGAGGGCGACGCGGCGGCGCAGTTCGAGCGGGTCGATTTCGCGCAGGTCGCGCCCCTCGTAGAGGACGGCGCCGCGGCTCGGTTCGAGCAGGCGGTTGAGGAGGCGCAGGAGTGTCGACTTGCCGGCACCGGACGGCCCGAACACGGCGACGCTGCCGCCCGGCAACGTCGCGCTCACGTCGTCGAGCACGAGCCGTCCGGCGCGCTCGACGGAGACTTCACGGAGCTCGAAACGGCGGGGGCGGGCCCGGCCGTCGGTGGCCCCGATCTGGCCGTTGCCCGCGTCGTGAAACAAGTGGAGACGCCGGGAGTCGAACCCGGGTCCGCGGGCGCGTGACGGGACAGCGTCTACGAGCGTAGCCGGCGCTTCGTTCTCGTCCCCCGCTCGCCGCGCCGGCGGGCTCGCGGAGAACCAGCCCCCGTTTGGCGTCCCCGCTCCGCCGGAGGCGCCCGGAGCGGGCGAGCCCGTTAGCTGATGCCGATCCCGGCGCCACGGGCCGAGCGCCGGGCCGACACCTCACCGTCTAATTAAGCGGCGAGGGCGAACTCGTGGTTACGGTCCGCACTTGCTTTTTGTCCCGGTTGTTTTACGAGGCCGACCGGGGACCTCGGCTCGCAACTGCCCCCACGGACGCCCACGTCGAAGCCAGCCGTCCCCAGAGGCACGGCCGATGGTAGCGGCGACTCACCGCTGTGGCGACAACGCTGTGCGTGCAGCGCACGATCCCGCGACGCTCGATCTCTCTTGCCGCAGCAGCTCAGAGAGCGGGCCCAGGTAGCGTCTCTCGCTCTAGCACCGCCAGCAGCGCGTCGACCACCCGCGGGTCGAACTGGCTGCCGGCGCAGCGCCGCATCTCGGCCTTCGCTTCGTCGGCCGATAGGGCCTTGCGGTATGGCCGGTCGGAGGTCATCGCGTGGAAGGCGTCACAGACGGCGATGACGCGCGCGCCGAGCGGGATGTCTTCGCCGGCGAGACCGTCGGGGTAGCCGCGGCCGTCCCAGCGCTCGTGCGCGGCTCGCACCAGCACCAGCACCGGTCCGAAGCCGGGGATCCGCTCCAGCATGCGGGCGCCGATCTCGGAGTGCTTTTTCATCTCCTCGAACTCCTCTTCGGTGAGGCGCCCGGGCTTGCGCAGGATCTCCTCGCGAATCCCGATCTTGCCGACGTCGTGCAGCAGCGCCGCGTAACGCAGCCAGCGCATCTCGTCGCCGCGGATACCCAGCTCCTCGCCCACCGCCTCAGCGAGGTCGGCGACGTCGCGCGCGTGCTCGGCGGTGTACGGGTCCTTCGCCTCGAGCGCGTCACAGAGCACGGCGATCGTGCTCGTTAGCGTGCGCTCGAAGCGCTCGAAGAGCTCCGCGTAGTGCAAGGCCGCGCCGACCTGCGACGCGACCGTCTCGGCGAGCAGCAGATCGACCCGCCCGAACGCGTGGGGCTCCGCCGCCTCGAGGTCGAGCACACCCCACACGCGCCCCTCCACACGGATCGGCACGGCCACCGCGGAGCGGGCGCGCAGCGCGCTCGGCACGAAGATGAAGTCGGGGTCGTCGTCGGCGTCGCCCACCAGCGCGGCGCGACCAGTGCGCGCGACCCGCCCGTTGACGCCCTCGCTCAGCGACTGCTCCCAGCGCACCGGCACACCGGCGCGCAAGCGCTCCTCCACGAGCTTGCCGGTCGCCGCGACCAACTGCAGCTTCTGGGCGTCCCGGTCGATGCGCAGGATCGCAGCGATCAACAGATCGAAGTCGTCGTACAGCTCGCTGACCGCGGCCTGCGCGATCTCCGCTTGATCGTTCAGCGGCGCGACCCGTTCGCAAAGCCGCGAGGCGGTTTCGAGCATCGAATCGGCCGTGCGCACGAACGCGCCGACGCCGTTGCCGTGGCCGTTGCCATGGACTTGGCCGTTGCCATGGGCTTGGCCGTTGCCATGGGCTTGGCCGTTGCCATGGCCGGTGGAAAGACCGTGCCCGTTGCCGGCGTCGGCGGACGCACCGGAGGCACCTTGGCCTTTGCCGGCGAAGCCGCCCGCGACACCGGACCCGTTCGGCCCCTGCGCCGACCGCAGCCGCTCGATGTTCCGGCGCGTCAGCGGCCCGGCCTCACCGTTCGAGCGCGCCGTCGCCGAGGCGTCGGGCCGCGCGTTGTGTGGAGTCTCTCGATTCAATTGTCCTCGTCGGGGGGCAACCGGGAACCACCGGCCCGCGGCCCGCGAGGACGCTGTGCGCCGCACGGCCGCCGGCTGGGCTCCATCCCTGCGTTCTCAGTATGCATTATCTCGGCGTGTATCGCGTCGGTTTGAGCGCAAACGGACGACCGTCCGATATCCCTGCAAACGCCCCTCAGCGGCCCCGCCAGCGCAGTGCCCGCTCGATCTCGCGGGCGGCGTCCCGCTCCTTGAGCTCGCGGCGACGGTCGCGCTGCTCCTTCCCACGCGCCAGCGCCAGCTCGACCTTGGCCCACGGGCCCTTGAAGTAGATACGGGTCGGGACGAGCGTCAGGCCCCGTTCGCTGGTGCGTCCGAGCAGCCGTTCGATCTCACGGCGGTGGAGGAGCAGCTTGCGGGGGCGGTCGGGCGGGGGGTTCTCGCGCGAAGCCGGCCCGTACGGCGAGATATGGACACCATGTAGCCAGGCCTCGCCGTCGCGGATTTCGGCCCAGCCGTCAGCGATCTGGACCTTCCCGGCACGCAGCGATTTGACCTCGGGGCCGGTGAGCTGAAGCCCCGCTTCGAAGCGCTCGAGCAGCTCGTAGCGGTGCGTCGCCTTGCGGTTGGTGGCGACATCGCCGGGAGCCGCCTTGCGCTTCTGCTTGCCCTTTGCCATCGTCGACGGCTCCGAATATCAAAGGTCCCAAGCGGGCAGCAAATCGACGTGTCCGCGCGGCGGGTCGACCCGCTCCACGGCGACCTTAAGCGGGTCGCCGAGGCGGATCGCCCGCGCCCCCGCACCGCGACCGATCAGGACCGTGCCGAGCTCGTTCAGGTCGTACCACCCCGGCAGCCGCCGCAGCGGCAAAAAGCCGTCGAATCCCTCCGGCCCAAAGCGCACGAAGGCACCGCGCTCGATCAGCCCCACCACCTCGCCCTCGAAGCAAGGCCCGCCGGCGTTGGCGTGGCCACCCTGCGACCAGCTCTCGGCAACGATGTCCTCGAGTCGGAAGGCCAGGCAGATGTCGTCGGCGTCGCGCTCGATCTCCATCGCCTCCCGCTCACGGGCGGAGCAGTGGATCGCGAGCTCCGGCAGCTCGCTCGCCGGGTGGGCGGCGTCGTCGAGACCGAGCGCTTGCAGCAGCGCGCGGTGCACGACGATGTCGGGGTAGCGGCGGATCGGGGAGGTGAAGTGGCAGTAGCGGCTGCTTGCCAAACCCGAGTGCCCGACGTTGCGGGGCGAGTACACCGCCTGTTTGAGCGCCCGCAGAACGAGCCCCGGAAAGGCCTCGCGGCCGCGCCCCGAGCGGCGCGCGTAGGCCGCCACGCGGCGTGAGATGGCACCCGCTGCACGCTCCGCCTGTTGCGGGCTGAGGCGGTCGGGAAGCGGCGGGGTCGGCACATCGATGCTGGCGAGCTGGTCGGCGAGGCGTTCGATCGCGTCGAGATCGGGGCGCTCGTGGATGCGGTAGATCGTCGGCACGCGATGGTCCTCGAGGTACCCCGCGACCTGCTCGTTGGCTAGGACCATCAACTCCTCGATCAGCCAGTGCGACTCGGTCTGGCGCTCGCGAGTCACTGCGCGCACGCGACCCTCGGCGTCGAACTCGAAACGCGGCTCCGCCGAGTCGATCTCTAGGCCACCGCGTCGGCGCCGTCGATCGCGTAGGGCGCGGGCCACCCGGCGAGCGGCAGCGAGCGGCTCCGCCCACGGTTCCTGCGCACGCTCGCGGCCGGCGAAGACACGGTCCACCTGGTCGTAGGTGAGACGCGCGTCGGAGCGGATCAGGGTGCGCATGAAGCGCGCCTTGCGGACCCTTGCTTCGTCCATCTCCAGCTCCACGGTGACGGCGAGGCGGTCCTCGCCGGGCCGCAGACTGCACTCCCCCGACGAGAGGACGTGCGGCAGCATCGGCTCCACCGTGCCCGGCGCGTAAACGGAGGTGGCGCGCCGCCGCGCCTCCTCGTCGAGCGCGCCGCCCGGACGCACGAAAGCGGTGACGTCGGCCACGTGGACCCACACGCGCACACGACCGTCACCCTCCACGCGCGCCGAGATCGCGTCATCGAAATCCTTCGCCTCGGCAGGATCGATCGTGAAGGTCGGAAGCTCGCGCAGGTCGACGCGGGGCGCGCGGCCGTGGGGAGAGCGGGCGACGGCGCGGGCCTCGCGCTCGGCTGCGCGCGGGTAGCTGCGCGCATGGCCCCGCTCCACCAGCAGCGCCTCGACGACGTCGCGCGCGCTGTCGGGGCGGCCGATTCGGCGCCACGCCACGAAGCCCTTACGGCCGGGGCCGGCGGCGATCACGTCGCCTGGTTCGAAGCGCACCCTTCCGCCCGGCGTCAGCACCGCCGACAACCCCCGGTGAAAGAGCGGCTCGAGGGTGAGGAGCCTTCCCCGTCGCTTGACGACCCCCACCACCGGCCGGCGTTCGGGGCCCCGTGCGCGAGCCGGCACGGTCGCGCCCCGTGCACGCGGCGACGGCGAGGACCGTGCGCTCCGGCGCGAGCGGCGGCCCGGGCGGCTCACCGTGAAGCGCGCGCGGCGGCGACGGCGAGCGCCCGGCGGAGCGCCTCGTCGGCGCGCGTGCGCGGGTCGTCACGGGCAGCAACGTCGGGGCGCAGTCCACCGCGCCCGATGCGGCGACCGTCCGGGAGCTCGTAGAAGGCGACGGTGATGTCGAGCACGCCGCCGTTCGAGAGTTGGAAGAGCTCCTGCACGACGCCCTTGCCGAAGGTCCGGGTTCCGACGAGCTCGGCTCGCCGGCGCGCGCGCAGAGCGCCCGCGACGATCTCCGAGGCGCTCGCGCTGGCGCGGTCGACGAGCACCACCAGCGGCGCCGTCGGCGCTACCGGATCGCCGGTCGCCCGACGCACCTGCGTGGGCTCGCCGCGCCCCTTCACGGCGACCACCTCGCCGCCACGGAGGAAGACGCTCGATACCAGCACTGCCTCCGACAACAGGCCACCACCGTTGCCGCGCAGGTCGAGAACGAAGGCGCGTGCCCCCCGCTTCTGCAGGTTCTTCACCGCCCGCGCGACTTGCCCGTGGGCGCCGTCGCTGAAACCCGCCAGGCGCACCACCCCGACCGGGATCGCGCGCACGCGGTCGAGCTGGGATTCGACCAGCGGCACCTTGATCTCGCGCCTGACCAGCGACAGCGTTCGTCGCCTACCGTCCGCCCGTTCGACGGTCAGCCGCACCCGCGTGCCGGCCGGCCCTTTGATGAGCGCCGTCGCCTGCTCCGCACTGAGCCCGGCGATGCTGCGGCCGTCGACGGCGACGATCAGGTCGCCCGCCCGGATACCTCCGCGCGCAGCCGGCGAACGCGGAAACACGCGCATCACGCGCAACCCTCGGCGCGTACGGAACACGCTCATGCCAACGCCCTGAAAACGTCCCTCCACCGATTCCCGCAGGCGCCGCGCCTCGTCCGGCGAGAAGTAGTGCGAGTAGGGGTCGCGCAGGGTGTTGACGATCCCGTCCAGGGAACCACGCTCGAGCCGCGCGCGCGAGATCGGTCGGTAGTAGTGATCGAGGATCGTGTCGATGATCTCGGCGCGCAGCGCGCGGTCGTCGGCGACGAGCGCCCGGCGGACCGGTGACGGCAGGGTCTCGGGGTGCCCGCCCAGCCAGATGCCGGCTGCGAGTGCGACGAGGAGCGAAGCTAGTGCGGAGAGGAATCTCAAGGCGGTCAAAGCGGGTGACTAAATCGTTGCCGGGAACTCGCGGTGCGTGACAGGGCTGACAACGCCGAGGACCGAAGCGTAGACGCCGCAAGGCGCGGGACGGCCAGGACGTTCCGTCCCTTGCCGCGGCCCAGCAGAACCGCCGCCCATGCCGCTCCCGGCACTAAACGCGCAGGAAGCGTCGCAAGGTGAGGGCGCTGCCGGCCGCCGACACCGCCGCCGCTGCCAGCAACAGCACCGCCGCCAGCGCCGGGAACGGGATCGTTTGGGGAGCGGCGATTAGCGCGAAGCGCTCGGCGAGCGGATCGAGCACCGTCTGCTTCGTCACGTACAAAAGAGCGACCGCGCCGAGCGCCCCCACCAGCCCGACGATCACACCCTCAATGACGAAGGGCCAGCGGATCGACCAATTCGTCGCCCCAACCAGTCGCATCACCTCGACCTCGCGGCGCCGGGCGAAGATCGACAGCCGAATCGTGTTCGCGATCAGCGCAACCGCAGCGAACGCCAGCAGGGCGGCAAGCACGCCGGTCGCCGCCTTAACCACCGAGGTCGCCGTGAGGATGCGCTCGGTGTCGTCCTCCCGATTGCGGACTTCCTGAATTCCCGGCAGGTCGGGACGGCGCACGCCCCGCCGGTCGCGCGGCGCCAGGCGGTCGATGATCTCGCCAACTCGCCCAGGGTCGCGTGGAGTTATGCGAAACGAGGCGGGCAACGGGTTGCGGCCCAGCAGCTTCACGCCCTCGCGGAACGCTTGTGGGTTGCGGCGTTCGGCGATGCGCAGCGCCTCGTCCTTCGAGATGTAGGTCACCGACTTGACGTTTCCAGTGCGCTCGATCGCCCTGCGCACCTGCTCGCGATCAGCCGCCGATATGCCGTCCTCCAGGTAGACATCGACGACGATCCGCCCGCGCACCTCGTTCGCGGTACCGGTCGTGGCCTGCACTACCGGTATGAACACGCCCAGTACCAGCGTCGTCAAGAGCACTGTCAGAGCAGCCGCGAGCGCCGGTGCGCGCGTGCGCGCGAGGCTGCGCAGCGCCTCCTGCAGGAAGAAGCCGAAACTCATGCCCCGCCTCCGCCGCTCACTTGCGACCTCGACTCACGCCGCACCTCCGCCGTCCGCGGGCACCGTCGGGTGCCGACTCGCCGGCTCGGGCCGATAACGCCCCGCGCGCTCATCGCGCACCACCCGCCCCTCGCTTAGCTCGATCACCCGCCGACGCATGCGGTCGACCATCTCGTGATCGTGAGTCGCAACGATCACCGTGGTGCCGGTGCGGTTGATGCGGTGGATCAGCTGCATGATTCCGAGCGACGTCTCGGGATCGAGGTTGCCGGTCGGCTCATCGGCCAAAAGCAGCGGCGGGTGGTTGACGAATGCCCGCGCGATCGAGACCCGCTGCTGCTCGCCGCCTGACAGCTCGTGCGGGTAGTTGTGAAGCTTCGTCGCGAGGCCAACCAGGCGCAGGATGTCGGGCACCTTGCGCCGGATCTCTGAGCGCGGCTCGCCGATCACGCGCAGCGCATAGGCGACGTTCTCGTAGACCGTGCGGTCGGGCAACAGCTTGAAGTCCTGGAAGACGCAGCCGATGTTGCGCCGCAGGTGCGGGATGCGGGCACGCGGTATCTCCGAGAGGCGACGACCGGCGATCAGCACCTCCCCCTCGCTCGGCTCCAGCTCCTTGAGCAAGAGACGGATACAGGTCGACTTGCCGCACCCGGTCGGTCCGACCAGGAACACGAACTCGCCACGAGCGATCTCGAAGGAGACGCGGTCGAGGGCTACGACACCGCGGTCGAAGACGCGCGTAACGCCGCGAAACTCGACCACCGCGTGCGCGGGCGTACGCGATGCCACGCGTGCGAGCCTACGCCTCGCGTCGGTCGCTGCGACCGCGGGCGTGCGGGGCTTGGCGCTGGGAACTTGAGCGGGAGCAGCGAAGCGCCCGCGACTCGGGATCGTGGCCACGGCCGCCAACAGTTAGCGCAAAACGCGGGGCACGGCGAGTCTTGCAACGGCGCTTGCGCACACTGCACGAGCGCTGCCGAGCTTGAGTTAGTTAGAGGAACGCGCTGCGTCGGCCCGGCGGCTGGCGATGCGGCTAGGATCGCGTGTCCGTGCGGATCCTGGCGTTCAGCGACCTTCACTGCGACGAACGGCGGGCGCGCGAGCTGGTGGAGCGCTCGCGAGCGGTGGACGTCGTCGTCGGTGCTGGGGACTTCGCGCGTGTGCACCGCGGCTTGGAGTCGACGATCGACCTGCTAAAGGCGATCGACAAACCGACCGTGCTGGTCCCCGGCAACAACGAGACTGATCGCGCACTGCGCGAGGCATGCGCCGGATGGCCCACCGCACACGTGCTGCACGGGGAGGCCGTCGAGATCGACGGTCGCACCTTCTTCGGGCTCGGCGGGGGCATCCCGGAGACGCCCTGGGATTGGAGCCACGACCTCTCCGAACAGGAGGCCGAGGCACTGCTCGACGCGATGCCGGAGGGCGCCGTGCTGGTCGTGCACTCCCCGCCACACGGCCACTGCGACGACGGTCTCGGCAGCCGAGCGATCCTGCGCGCGATCGAGCGCAAGCGACCTCCCCTTTGCGTGTGTGGCCACGTGCACCAGTGCTGGGGACAGGAGTCGCGTGTCGACGGAACGCTCGTCGCGAACCTCGGTCCTGAAGGGCGGATCTTCGAACTTTGAGCCGCTGATCTAGCCGACCACACGCCAACGCGTAAGCAAGGCACCCTCGCTCGGCACCAGCGACACCGCGAGCGGCTCGAGCCGTGCCTCCTGCGCAAGCGGACGCCCAGCGACGATCGTCGGCCCCTCACCGGCCAGAACCAGCGGGCTGAGGGTCAGAAAGAGCTCGTCGACCAGCCGCGCCGCAAACAGGTGGGCGTTCAGCGTCGGACCGCCTTCGCAGAGCACCGCCCGGATCCCGTAGCGCTCGCGCAGAAGCGCGGCCAACACCGGCAGGTCGTCGCCCACCCGCAAGTACTCCACGTGCGCTCGCACACCGTCGAGCTCGCGCGGCGAGGCGGTCGCGATGATCACCCGTTGGTCCTCCGCGGCGAGCAGCGGCAGATCGGCGGGCAGGTCGAGACGCGCGGAGACGATCACCGCCCAAGGGTCCGGAGCCAGGCCCTCGCGCTCACGCGCTGCGCGTAACTCCGCGCTCTTCACGAGCCGGCCGTAGCGCTCGGCGCGCAGCGTGCCCGCCCCGACCATCACAGCATCAACGCGCGTGCGCAAAAGGTGGAAGAGCTCGCGGTCGGCGTCACCGGATAGTCCCCCGGAGAGGCCGCCGAGCGTGGCCTTGCCGTCGAGGCTCGCCACCATGTTGAGGCCGATCCAGGGACGACCCGCAGGTGGCGCCTCCCACGGTCGCACGGCGGCGACCAGGTCGGCGACCGTGGTCGCTCGGCGCGCCGGGTGGAGCTGCTCGATTTGCATCGCCTGGGCACGCTATCGAGCCCGTTCGAAGCAGCGGTCGCGGCGACTTGGCTGGTCGTACAGCAAGTACCGCCGGGAGACGGCAAAATCTACCTTGCGGGGAGAAGCTCCGGAGGGGCCGGAGCAAAGGAGGAGGTTTCGGGAAGATGGCCAAGGAGACACGACCGATCATGG
Protein-coding regions in this window:
- the smpB gene encoding SsrA-binding protein SmpB, which codes for MAKGKQKRKAAPGDVATNRKATHRYELLERFEAGLQLTGPEVKSLRAGKVQIADGWAEIRDGEAWLHGVHISPYGPASRENPPPDRPRKLLLHRREIERLLGRTSERGLTLVPTRIYFKGPWAKVELALARGKEQRDRRRELKERDAAREIERALRWRGR
- a CDS encoding metallophosphoesterase family protein, producing MRILAFSDLHCDERRARELVERSRAVDVVVGAGDFARVHRGLESTIDLLKAIDKPTVLVPGNNETDRALREACAGWPTAHVLHGEAVEIDGRTFFGLGGGIPETPWDWSHDLSEQEAEALLDAMPEGAVLVVHSPPHGHCDDGLGSRAILRAIERKRPPLCVCGHVHQCWGQESRVDGTLVANLGPEGRIFEL
- a CDS encoding ABC transporter permease, which translates into the protein MLPTAVVGGHIGFERVLAALALVALAAGVSLWQRAALEREIGVAVVRSFLQLTAIGYVIHLIFDSRSLLFVVALLGVMVAFGALTARRRARDLPGALPDLAAALAASAALTLGAVLALGIFPADARALVPVGGMVVGNAMTAAAVALDRLAAELRAERARIEARLALGAPATLALRPALRVALRAGMIPLVDSTKTTGLIFFPGTMVGMLVAGAEPLDAIRLQLILLYLLLGAVATSALLALVLVRRRLVEPGERIRELA
- a CDS encoding dihydrofolate reductase family protein, whose amino-acid sequence is MQIEQLHPARRATTVADLVAAVRPWEAPPAGRPWIGLNMVASLDGKATLGGLSGGLSGDADRELFHLLRTRVDAVMVGAGTLRAERYGRLVKSAELRAAREREGLAPDPWAVIVSARLDLPADLPLLAAEDQRVIIATASPRELDGVRAHVEYLRVGDDLPVLAALLRERYGIRAVLCEGGPTLNAHLFAARLVDELFLTLSPLVLAGEGPTIVAGRPLAQEARLEPLAVSLVPSEGALLTRWRVVG
- a CDS encoding HD-GYP domain-containing protein; protein product: MNRETPHNARPDASATARSNGEAGPLTRRNIERLRSAQGPNGSGVAGGFAGKGQGASGASADAGNGHGLSTGHGNGQAHGNGQAHGNGQVHGNGHGNGVGAFVRTADSMLETASRLCERVAPLNDQAEIAQAAVSELYDDFDLLIAAILRIDRDAQKLQLVAATGKLVEERLRAGVPVRWEQSLSEGVNGRVARTGRAALVGDADDDPDFIFVPSALRARSAVAVPIRVEGRVWGVLDLEAAEPHAFGRVDLLLAETVASQVGAALHYAELFERFERTLTSTIAVLCDALEAKDPYTAEHARDVADLAEAVGEELGIRGDEMRWLRYAALLHDVGKIGIREEILRKPGRLTEEEFEEMKKHSEIGARMLERIPGFGPVLVLVRAAHERWDGRGYPDGLAGEDIPLGARVIAVCDAFHAMTSDRPYRKALSADEAKAEMRRCAGSQFDPRVVDALLAVLERETLPGPAL
- a CDS encoding cell division protein FtsX, which codes for MSFGFFLQEALRSLARTRAPALAAALTVLLTTLVLGVFIPVVQATTGTANEVRGRIVVDVYLEDGISAADREQVRRAIERTGNVKSVTYISKDEALRIAERRNPQAFREGVKLLGRNPLPASFRITPRDPGRVGEIIDRLAPRDRRGVRRPDLPGIQEVRNREDDTERILTATSVVKAATGVLAALLAFAAVALIANTIRLSIFARRREVEVMRLVGATNWSIRWPFVIEGVIVGLVGALGAVALLYVTKQTVLDPLAERFALIAAPQTIPFPALAAVLLLAAAAVSAAGSALTLRRFLRV
- a CDS encoding RNB domain-containing ribonuclease produces the protein MPARARGPERRPVVGVVKRRGRLLTLEPLFHRGLSAVLTPGGRVRFEPGDVIAAGPGRKGFVAWRRIGRPDSARDVVEALLVERGHARSYPRAAEREARAVARSPHGRAPRVDLRELPTFTIDPAEAKDFDDAISARVEGDGRVRVWVHVADVTAFVRPGGALDEEARRRATSVYAPGTVEPMLPHVLSSGECSLRPGEDRLAVTVELEMDEARVRKARFMRTLIRSDARLTYDQVDRVFAGRERAQEPWAEPLAAARRVARALRDRRRRRGGLEIDSAEPRFEFDAEGRVRAVTRERQTESHWLIEELMVLANEQVAGYLEDHRVPTIYRIHERPDLDAIERLADQLASIDVPTPPLPDRLSPQQAERAAGAISRRVAAYARRSGRGREAFPGLVLRALKQAVYSPRNVGHSGLASSRYCHFTSPIRRYPDIVVHRALLQALGLDDAAHPASELPELAIHCSAREREAMEIERDADDICLAFRLEDIVAESWSQGGHANAGGPCFEGEVVGLIERGAFVRFGPEGFDGFLPLRRLPGWYDLNELGTVLIGRGAGARAIRLGDPLKVAVERVDPPRGHVDLLPAWDL
- a CDS encoding S41 family peptidase, with product MTALRFLSALASLLVALAAGIWLGGHPETLPSPVRRALVADDRALRAEIIDTILDHYYRPISRARLERGSLDGIVNTLRDPYSHYFSPDEARRLRESVEGRFQGVGMSVFRTRRGLRVMRVFPRSPAARGGIRAGDLIVAVDGRSIAGLSAEQATALIKGPAGTRVRLTVERADGRRRTLSLVRREIKVPLVESQLDRVRAIPVGVVRLAGFSDGAHGQVARAVKNLQKRGARAFVLDLRGNGGGLLSEAVLVSSVFLRGGEVVAVKGRGEPTQVRRATGDPVAPTAPLVVLVDRASASASEIVAGALRARRRAELVGTRTFGKGVVQELFQLSNGGVLDITVAFYELPDGRRIGRGGLRPDVAARDDPRTRADEALRRALAVAAARASR
- the ftsE gene encoding cell division ATP-binding protein FtsE — its product is MVEFRGVTRVFDRGVVALDRVSFEIARGEFVFLVGPTGCGKSTCIRLLLKELEPSEGEVLIAGRRLSEIPRARIPHLRRNIGCVFQDFKLLPDRTVYENVAYALRVIGEPRSEIRRKVPDILRLVGLATKLHNYPHELSGGEQQRVSIARAFVNHPPLLLADEPTGNLDPETSLGIMQLIHRINRTGTTVIVATHDHEMVDRMRRRVIELSEGRVVRDERAGRYRPEPASRHPTVPADGGGAA
- a CDS encoding ABC transporter ATP-binding protein, which translates into the protein MFHDAGNGQIGATDGRARPRRFELREVSVERAGRLVLDDVSATLPGGSVAVFGPSGAGKSTLLRLLNRLLEPSRGAVLYEGRDLREIDPLELRRRVALVPQLPALEPATVADNLRLGQRFAAVGRWLRWGRQVGATGADAAGADRDALAKLLASVGLGPEYLARQAERLSVGEQQRVMIARALALDPEVLLLDEPTAALDADSRRQVEQTLTRLRRERGIALVLVSHDRQQVARLCEWVVELDRGKLVAAGSCSEVLGRVGG